From Rhodoferax sp. AJA081-3, the proteins below share one genomic window:
- the rpmG gene encoding 50S ribosomal protein L33: MATKGGREKIKLESTAGTGHFYTTSKNKKTMPEKMLIKKFDPKARKHVDYKEMKLK; the protein is encoded by the coding sequence ATGGCAACCAAAGGCGGACGCGAAAAAATCAAGCTGGAATCCACAGCAGGTACTGGTCATTTCTACACGACCAGCAAGAACAAGAAAACCATGCCCGAGAAGATGTTGATCAAGAAATTTGATCCCAAAGCTCGCAAGCATGTGGACTACAAGGAAATGAAGCTGAAGTAA
- the rpmB gene encoding 50S ribosomal protein L28 → MARVCEVTGKGPMVGNNVSHANNKTKRRFLPNLQYRRFWVETENRWVRLRISNAGLRLIDKKGIDVVLADLRARGQA, encoded by the coding sequence ATGGCACGCGTATGTGAAGTTACGGGCAAAGGCCCCATGGTCGGGAACAATGTTTCCCACGCCAACAACAAAACCAAGCGCCGGTTCCTGCCGAACCTGCAATACCGCCGTTTCTGGGTCGAGACAGAAAACCGTTGGGTTCGCCTGCGGATTTCGAACGCGGGTCTGCGTTTGATCGACAAAAAGGGTATTGATGTTGTGCTCGCAGATTTGCGCGCACGTGGCCAGGCATAA